The genome window TTGACCCCTGCGACTCCCCCGCAGCTCCCGCGGACGAACGCACGGATCGACTCTCACCCTGGAAGCCAATGAGTCGTCGGAGACTCTCGCTGCCGAGGAGCCTCGTGCGCCATGCCATCCCCGCCCGACTGGCCCCCAACGCCCTGCGCCCTACGACCCTCGCCCTTCCCGCACCCTGTGCTGCACGCTCTCCACCGCCTGACCCGCGCGCTGCTTTTCCCGGCCTACTGGGCCCTGGACCAGCTGCTGGGCTGCTGGGCGCCGGCTGAGAGCCGGAGCGAGCAGAGCTGGCTGAGAACCGCCGCAGGCGCCGGGGGCGCGCTATTGCTGCTGCTCGTGGCCCTGCCCCTGACTCTCCCGGCGCTGCTGctctggctgctgctgcaggcCTGGCGCCGCCCCTTCTGCTACCAGCCCCCTCCGCGGTGCTGGGCGCCCCCTGCGCCCTGGTGCCCCCGCACTGAGCCCGCGCGCAGCTTCGGCTTCTTCAGTGCAAACCTGTGCCTGCTCCCCGATGGGCTGGCCCGCTTCAACAACTTGCCGCACACGCAGAGGCGGGCCGCGGCTGTGGGCGCCGTGCTGCTCGCCGGCCTGCGGCGTTCGCCCTATGGGGCTACGGGCTACGGTTCGCCAGTCGAGGCGATACCGTGCGGGGTGCTGACGGGCGCCATGCCAGCGAGTCTGGACTTCGTGTGCCTGCAGGAGGCGTTCGATCTTCGCGCAGAGCGACGCCTGGTGAGCCTCCTGGCACCTAATCTGGGCCCGGTGTTATACGACGTGGGCACATTTGGCCTGCAGCACGGCCTACACCTCAAGTTGCTGGGCAGTGGGCTGCTGCTGGCCTCGCGCTATCCGCTGCTGCGTGCCGCCTTCCAGTCCTTCCCCCACGCACGCGGCGAGGATGCTCTGGCCTCCAAGGGACTACTTTCCGCGCAGGTACCTGTTCCCTGGCCATGGCGCTCCCGGCCCAGGGAGGGGCGGGGCATGGAGTGGAACGAGTGAAGGAGCGCCAAGGTCCGTGGTGTTGCAGGCGCAGCTGGGCATCCTGGACGGGCGCCGCGTCGTGGGCTTCCTGCACTGTACACACTTGCACGCACCCAGCGGTGAGCCCTGCTGGGTTCGTAAGCAGGCGGCCCCTCTGCGTGGCGGTGGCGGCGAGTCCCAACCCtggccagcacctcccctcctggCAAAGTTTATTCACTGCCCCAACCGCTGCAAGTCCCTAGGTGGGCTAGCAGATCAGGAATAGGGTGGGGCCGGGGGCGAAGCTGGGTGTCCAGGATGCGGAAACCGGCTCCTCCGCCCCGCCGCGCAGAGGATGGGCTCCTGCGATGCAAACAGCTGACGGTGCTCCTGGACTGGGCCGAGCAGTTCGAGGCAGAGAGCTGCCAGAGTGACGAGGTAGTGGCCTTCAGCGTGCTCCTGGGTGACCTCAACTTCGACAACTGCTCGCTAGGTAAAATGGCCCGGCCCGCCCCCCTAACCCTGCgcgcgtgcatacacacacaccccgagTGTTGCCTTTCTACAGACCACCAGCAGGAGCAGGAACACCAGTTTTTCAGCTGCTTCCGGGACCCCTGCCGGCTGGGCACGCGCCGGGAGCAGCCCTGGGCCCTGGGTACACCGAGTCGGGGGCACCCGGATGGGGGCAGGTGGACCTCAAGAGGGCTCTGCGGAGGCACCCGCTGATACCGTCCTTCTCCGCCCACCCCAGGGACGTTGCTGAGACCCTCCGAGCTCCGCCGCTCCGTGGCCTGCTCGCCGGAGATGCTGCGTAGGTAAGTGGCTCCCTGGGGGTCAGACAAGAGCAGGAAGGAGGGCTGCCCTGACCCTGGTGACACGGCCCCTCCTCAGGGCCCTGGAGCAGAAGAAAGGGCGCCGCCGCTATCTGGCAGGCCCTCCCCGAGGAGGCCCCCCAGCTGAGTCCTGGCGGGGCCGGCGCCTGGACTACATTACCTACCGCAGCGCGCCTGGAGGCCTTCTGAGCCCGGTAGGTGCCAGAGCTCAGGGTGCAGGCCTGCCGCGCTGGGGCGACTCTCCAACCTGCCTCCCGCCCTCCAGGAGGTGGAGCAGGTGACATTCAGCACTGCCCTGGCCGGGCTCACAGACCATCTGGCCGTGGGACTTCGGCTCCGAGTGTCCACATCCTCCTAACGCCAGCTCGCAGGAGACAGGTGCCAGAACGGGTGGAAAGACGGACGATGACACAGAACGTGAGCCCGGCCAGTCGCCAGGGGAAAAGGTGACTTCAGGGATCTTTATTGTGGGGGCCCTCCTTCACACAGCCTCCTGGGCCCTGCGGTACTCATACACGCTGCCCCGCTCGGGGAAGACTAGGGGCTGCAATGGTGAACCTGGCAGTGGGGTGGGGTCCTCCGGGTCCCCGTAGCCCCCACCACCTGGTGTGTGGAGACAGAACACGTCCTGTGGAGCAGAGGGGCAGGATCAGCCTGGGCCTGGCACTGCCCTGCCTCCCGCTGCCAGCCTATCCCCACCGGGCAACGCATCCATATCGATCAGCTTGGACCGCGGAGCCCAGGTCCTCGGCCCCCTATTCTTGCAGGAGTCACATTAAACTGGGTCTCCGCTTATCTCCGCAATTCCATTCATCCTCTGTGGGATGAGggccactgggggtggggggtggggagtggggatgggaCAGGCCGGGCCGCAGTCCTTACCCCGGGGTACACGGGCACCGAGGTCTTCCCGCCCAGGTTCACTGTCCGGCCGTCCTTCCGGATGAGTAGGTTTAGGCCCCGGGCACCGGGCTCACCCCCTGCAGGAAGAGGCAAGGTGGGAGTGGCCCAGGAGGCAAGGAAGTGAGAGACATGGGGCAGGGGGGTATGGGGTGTTAGTGGGGAAATAGGATAGATAGGACAGGAGGTGGGTGGGAAACAGACCCCCTCCTCCTGGGCGACGGGGAGctgggggggaggagggagagggacccACTTACCCATCAGGCCATATGGCTGGAAGGCGCGGCGCTCAGTCAGCACGGACAGCAGCGCCTCCTCGCGGAAAAGCAGCTCACGGATAATGCCATCGCCGCCCCGGAAGCGGCCGCGACCCCCGGACCCCAGTCTTAGCTCGAAGCGGCGCAGGATAACCGGGTACCTGCACGGTCCCGAGCTCAGCCCAGCTGGCCCCGCCCCCGCTGCCCagccccgccacccccacccgcaCCGTCACCTGCTCTCCAGGATCTCGGGGTCGGTGATGCGCGTGTTGGTCATGTGGCTGTGCACGCCGCTGCGCCCGTGCCAACCTGGGCCCGCGCCTGCGCCGCCCGCCACCGTCTCATAGTAGCCCATGTGGGCGTTGCCCAAGGTCACGTTGTTCATGCAGCCCTGGCAGGGGCAAGGTGTCGCTGTGCTGGCTGCGAGTGCAGCCCCTCCCTGCCGCCGGCAGCCCTTCCCCTCCTCGGGCCGCAGAGCGTCCCCTGGGCCCACGTACCTGGGAGGCGGCGCAGGCCCCGAAGGCGCCCAGGATGACGTCCACCACGCGCTGCGACGTGAGCACGTTGCCGCCCACCACGGCTGCGTCGGGGGAAGGGTCTAGGATGGAGCCTTTAGGAATCACCACGTGCACAGGCGCCAGGCAGCCCTGGGGGCAGAGGGCGGCTCTCAACAATcgagggggtggagggaggtaCACCACCTGATCCCTAGGATCAGGCCAACCTTGGGCTGACCTCGCCCGGGCTCACTGAGGGTGACGTGGGCTTGGGGTGGAGCCGCTGTCCCTGCACATAGCACAGCTCAGCACACCTGGTTGAGTGGAATGTCGCGGCCGACCAGACAGCGAAGACAGTAGATGAGTGCAGACAGCGTGATGGCCCGCGGCGCGTTGAGGTTGCCGAACACCTCCGGCCCTGAGCCGCTGAAATCAAACACTGCGCTACCCTGCCCAGGAGAGTGGGGGAGAGGTCACCAGCCCGGCGGGCATTCCCATGATGCCCCAGGTGGCACCCCCTCCCAAGACTGACCTGACTCAGGTTGATCTGCACTCGGAGTCGGATGGGGGAGCCGTCGTCCATGTGGTCCTCTGCAGACACCTCCAGGGGCAGGCCCCGGGCCTGCCGGGCAGTTCCAAAGGCCCGAAGCATGTCCCTCACAGCGAGCTCCGCATTTGCCTGGTGGGTAGTTCAGCATCAACCATGCCCCTTCCAGGTGGGCCAggtgccccctcctcctctgcccACCTGCCTGGGGGCGAGCACAGAGCTGCCCGTGCTGCTGCCCGGCACACCTGAATGTGGCCCATGTAGGCCTGCACCACATCCAGGCCATACTGCCCGATGAGCTCGCCCACCAGCTGGATGCCCTTCTGGTTGGCCGCCACCTGGGCACGCAGATCCGACAGGTTGTCGTGCAGGTTCCGTGTCCCGCTGCAGCCCGGAATCTTGCCTGGCGCCCGCAGGGCTTCAGTCACTGCTAAATGGATGGGACGGCCACTGAGCCACCCGAGAGTCCCAGAGCTGCCTGGTGCCCTGCTCCTCTGCTGGGGCACTGAAGGCTCCACATGTTGGCCCGTCACTGGCTCCCTACTACTCTGCTGACTCTTCCCCCATCGACTGAACCTTCTCCTCACACCCCAGTCCCCCAGGGCACCCTAGGATGGACAGGTAGCTTTGCTGTGACCACACATGGACTGGAGGTAGGGGCAGGGGGCAGGTTACCCGAGCAaactctccccccacctccattcCTCCTGCCCTACCTCCCCACTGGTCCACTCTCCAGCCTTTTCTAGGCCTCCCGCAAAAAGGAAAATCCCCTTCCCTTACTTAACCCTCCCACCCAGGGCCCACCACTCGCAGCCATGGCCAATCACTTCAAAAGAGCATCAGCATGGCTGTCTGTCCCCCGACCCCTGGCCCCAGCAGACCTGACAAAGCCTCCACTCACGGCAAGCAGTGCAAGTTCGACCCCAAGAACTACTCCATGCCTCAGGAAAGCGCCTCTCCTGAGTCTGGGTCAGGGTCCTCTCTGAGGTTCCCTGGCCACCGGGTCCTCTGCCTGCTCATGTCCCTCAGGGGTCCCTgccttcttcccccaccccacactgAGCAAGGCAGCAGCCAGGCCTCGGCCCCTTTATCTGTGTCCACACACCCACAGCAGCGCATGGTCTGATCACCCATCACCTGTTCTCACTCTGAGATGCCCCCAGGGCTCTCGCCCTTGGCAGCCTCACACTGGCTGTCCTGCCCCCAGGTCCCACCAAAGCTGCTGCCCCACCTCCTCAGCAACCACAGAGCCAGAACCTCCATCCTACAGCTGTCCAAACTTCATTCCCTCCCCCATGCCCAAATCCCACCAGATCCCAACCCTGACCTTCAAGCCACCTTGACTCTTGTCCCCAGCTTGAGGCTCAGCATCCCCCAGGGCAAGTAGAGCcctcgcccccccacccccgccccgccccacgccTGGCCTGCAGGCCATCCTCGGACCCTCCATGTACTGCACGTTTGTAGGGGATTGCCTGGTGCACCAGCAGACCAGCTCAGGTCGAAGCCCTTTACAGCTGCCCCGCCACCCACTGACCCACGCCCAGGGAAGCTCTCCAGGAGCCTGCAGCCCCCAGACCCAATGCAAACCAATGCATGAATTATAAACAGAAGCAGCTGCCCACCTTGAAGCAGCCTTCTCCCTCTCCTGCACCCTTGGGTGTCCTGGcaaactccccacccccaaaccacTGAGGCCTTCCTGGACCCAGGCACAACAGCCCAGCGCCTCTGATTATCTGTGAGAGATACTGTGCAACCACTCTTCGGGGTCACCGCCTGGCTCCCCCAGCCTGGAGGCCGGcctggggggagggtgggcaggaAGCAGCCAGGTGTGCCAGCCCAGTGCCACTCACCCTCTTCCTGGAAGACTCCCCCCTGCACAAGTTTGAAGGACAGGAAGACCGCACCCTCCTGCTGCAGGCTGGTGGAGTGGGGGGGCATGGAGCCTGGTGTGATGCCCCCAATGTCCGCATGGTGCCCGCGGCTGGCCACATAGAACACAGGCCGCGTCTGACCCGGCCAAAACACCTAGGGGTGAGACCAACGGTCAGCGGCACTGGTGGCCCTCCTCCACGGGTCCCTGGGCAGCGCATCTCACCGGTGTGATGACAGTCAGGTCTGGCAGGTggctgccccctgcactggggtgGTTGCTCAGCAGCACATCACCGGGGTGGAGGTCAGCCCCCAACTGCTGGATCTGAAGCCAGGAGACAGGtacagagtggggagggggcagggttgAGGGGTAGGGGGGGTCAGGGGAAGGGGCCCGCCGAACCTGGAACTGCACCGTCTCCTGCATGGCACCCAGGTGCACGGGGATGTGAGGGGCATTGGAGACCAGCCCCCCATCAGGCCCAAAGAGGGCGCAGGAGAAGTCCAGACGCTCCTTGATGTTGGTAGAGATGGCCGTGCGCTGCAGGATGCGGCCCATCTGCTCTGGGGGCACAGAGTGACCAGATGCCCGCTGGTCCCATGCCACCCACAGCCTGGCCTGGGTACAGAGGGGTAGGGCCCACGACCCTCAAGGCCGCTGAGTCCTAGACCCAGGACCCGAAAGGGGTGACGGTCTACCTAGACACGTGAGGACATGGCCAGATGTCTTGCACGTGCCAAGGGCAGCCCTTCCCTCCTCAGCTCTGCCCAGTGCCCCCATCAACTCCATGCCCTGCCTCCTGCAATAAGAACCCAATGTTGGTGGCCCCAGCAGGCACCTAGCCTGACTCTAAGCCTGGGTTCCCTGTGCAGAGCCCAGATCACACTGTGCTGGGAGGGGAAAAGCTCCCCCTGCCCCAGACCTGCTGGTGCAGCAAGTCCATCCCAGGGCCGGGGCCACACTGCCTGCCCCACCGCTCAGAGGCTCCGCTTCTGCCCTTCCCCCAATTGCACTTTCTCCCTGCACACCCCTGCCAGGGACCCCAGCACACACAGCCTGGCATGCAGACCCCCACCCTGCACCGCAGGGAGCAGGCGGGGGAGCAGGACTAATGCAGCCACTCACCAGCGATGCTCATGAAGCGGTGGGAGAATATAGACAGGTGAATGGGGTCAAGCTGCGCACCCACCATGCTGGCCATCTCGGCCCCCACGGAGATGCGGATGTCTCCAGTCTCAGTCACCTCTGCCTGGCAGCCTGGCTCCACCAGGATGGTACTGGGGGCAAGGGAGCAGAGGGGCTGGAGGAGCCAGGCCAGACCCCCCCCAACCAGGGACCCCACATGCCCAGGCCAAGGAACATCCCAACCGTGAAGGGACCCCAGAGTCCTCCAGACTCCTGCAGCTGGGGCCAGagaaccaccccccaccaccactgccGGGGCCCCACAATTcaccccacacacccccaccctggccaggcctcAGCCCACCTGTTGCTGTCAATGATGAGGCAGGGCCCCTGAAGCTTGTGCCCACAGCCCAGCTCTCCCAACAGGTACACGGGGGTCTCCTGGTAGCCCCCCTCAAAGTAGCACTGGGTCATCTGAGGAGGGTGCGGAGTGAGTAGGGTTCCAGGCCCAGAGCTCTCCCTGTGTCTCCCCCTCCACACCTGTCCTAGCGTCCCAGTAgctgtgggtggatgggtgggtgggcacAGGCAGGGTTGACCAACCTTATCTACCCGGGGAGGCCCACTATGGGCTTTCGGGACATCCTCCAGGCGAAGGCCGCTGCTGCCGGTGCCCCTGACCCGCACGTCGTCCACCACCACTGGCCGCTCGGGAATAATGAAGCCAAACTCCCTCATGTACCTGCATCCCGAGGGGGCTGTCAGGAGCGGCAGCCAGGCCAGCCTGTGCGCCCGGGCTCCTGGGAGGCGGAGGTCACATACCTCTCCACAAAGGCCGCCCCAAAGTCACCCGCTCGGGGCGAGCGGGCAGTGGCCGGGTGCTGGTGGGCAGACACCATCAGGGCGCAGTCTGTGCCCTGGTAGCGCAGGTGCAGGAAGCTCTCGGTGCCAATCTGGGACCTGCGATGGTGGCAGGCGGGGTGCTCGGACCGGGGGCCGGGCGGGGGCACCTCCTGCAGTTCTCAGAGCCTGGCCCTCCCCGACTGCCGCTGACAGGACCCCAAGTGAGGTGGCCTAACAGCCCCCAGAGCCCCACCTGGGGAAGCCCTGGGCCCGAAGGGCCTCCACACACTGCTCCTCCAGGCGGCCCAGTCTCTGGTCCAGCTGAGCAAAGGTCTCAGGAGCGTAGGGCAGGGAGCAGGGCTCCTGCGCCTCGTGTACCACGTCGGCCAGGGCCAGGCCCAGTGCAGACAGCAGTCCACTGTGCCTGCGGGACAAGGACGGCAGAGCAGTGGGTACAGTGTCTCCCAGAGTGGGCCCCGGACCCCCGAGCTATACCCAGACACACCTGTGAATGTGCACAGTGTCCATGCCCAGGGCCCGGGCGATGGCACAAGCATGCTGCCCACCAGCTCCCCCAAAGCAGGCCAGCACATGGGCCGAGGGGTCATGGCCTCGTGCCTGGGGAACCAGAAGGGGATCAGTGGCCCCCCCTACCCACCtggcccccccacaccccccataGGCAAGGGCAGTGGTGGACATACCTGCGTGAGCGCACGGATGGGCCGACACATGGCCTCGTTGGCCACACGCACAAACCCcatggccacctcctccaggctcaACGGGGAGGCCGGGCAAGGCCCGTTGGTCAGGAAGCTGTTGACCTCCGTGGCCACAGCCTCCAGGGCCTTTCGGGACGCCTCCGGGGACAGTGGTTGGTCCTCTCCCGGCCCAAAAATGCaggggaaggaggcaggcagCAGGCGACCCAGGACCAGATTAGCATCAGTCACTGTCACGGGGCCCCCTGGGAAGTGTGCACAGTGTGGGTGCTGGGGGCTGTAGGTGGGCACCAGGCGTGTCcagtgggggtgggctggggctgggggaggggctgggctgtGCGGGAAGGGTCTCACGGAGAGTATGCCAGAGAGCATGCGGGCGCTTACCTTTTCGGTAGCAGGCGGGGCCGGGGTGGGCTCCCGCAGACTCTGGCCCCACCACGAAGAGGCCCGACCTTTGGAGAGGGGACTGGCGTTGGAGGTGGGTTGGGAGGCGGGttaggaggtggggctgggggtcccCCGCACAGATGCGGGATGATGCTGACCTGAAGAAGAGGCGGGAGCCGCCACCCGCTGCCACCGTGTTGATATCCAGCTGGGGGGCCTGGAGGGTGACGCCAGCCGTGCTGGCCTCGAAAACGTGCTCAAACTCGCCAGCGTAGCGGCTCACGTCGGTAGACgtgcctggggggtgggggacacgGAGACCCAGATGCTGCCCAGCCCGGCGACTGAGGCCCCGGACCCCGCCCTCGGGCCCTCATACCTCCCATGTCAAAGCCGATGACAGGCTGGCCGCCCTCCACCCGGAAGGTGGTAGCTGAGTAACCAACCACGCCCCCAGCAGGGCCGGAGAGCACTGCGCGGGAGCCGCTGAAGGAGTCCATGGGCGCCAGCCCACCGTCCGAGCGCATGAACAGCACCTGCACTTCCTGTGGGCGGGCGGGTGGTGAGGGGTGGGGCGGGCGgtgaggggcggggcgggccggggcgggggtctCACCTTGAGCTGACCCTGGAAGCCACGGCGGAAGCCCTGCACATAGCGCTGGATGGTGGGCGTGAGGTAGGCGTCGGCGCAGGCCGTGTGCCCCCGAGGCACTATGCGCACCATGGGCATGGCCTCCGAGGACAGCGACACGTGCGCGAAGCCCAGCTCCCGTGCCAGCGCGCCCACCTGCTGCTCGTGCTGGGCCCACCTAGGAGGGCCGAGCGCCACTGAGACCCGCGCCCCGGGCGCCGCGTCCCCACCCGGCGGCCCGCGCCCCGCGTCCCCGCCCGCCGGCCCGCGCCCCGCGTCCCCGTCCGCCGGCCCGCGCCCTGCGCCCCGTGTCCCCGACCCCCGCTCCGTCCGCCGGCCCGCGCCCCGCGTCCCCGTCCGCCGGCCCGCGCCCTGCGCCCCGCGTCCCCGTCCGCCGGCCCGCGCCCTGCGC of Muntiacus reevesi chromosome 12, mMunRee1.1, whole genome shotgun sequence contains these proteins:
- the OPLAH gene encoding 5-oxoprolinase isoform X1, translating into MGGPEGRFHFAIDRGGTFTDVFAQCPGGHVRVLKLLSEDPANYADAPTEGIRRILEQEGGVLLPRDRPLDTSRIASIRMGTTVATNALLERRGERVALLVTRGFRDLLHVGTQARSDLFDLAVPMPETLYEEVLEVDERVVLYRGEPGAGTPVKGCTGDLLEVQQPVDLGGLRGKLEGLLSRGIRSLAVVLMHSYTWAQHEQQVGALARELGFAHVSLSSEAMPMVRIVPRGHTACADAYLTPTIQRYVQGFRRGFQGQLKEVQVLFMRSDGGLAPMDSFSGSRAVLSGPAGGVVGYSATTFRVEGGQPVIGFDMGGTSTDVSRYAGEFEHVFEASTAGVTLQAPQLDINTVAAGGGSRLFFRSGLFVVGPESAGAHPGPACYRKGGPVTVTDANLVLGRLLPASFPCIFGPGEDQPLSPEASRKALEAVATEVNSFLTNGPCPASPLSLEEVAMGFVRVANEAMCRPIRALTQARGHDPSAHVLACFGGAGGQHACAIARALGMDTVHIHRHSGLLSALGLALADVVHEAQEPCSLPYAPETFAQLDQRLGRLEEQCVEALRAQGFPRSQIGTESFLHLRYQGTDCALMVSAHQHPATARSPRAGDFGAAFVERYMREFGFIIPERPVVVDDVRVRGTGSSGLRLEDVPKAHSGPPRVDKMTQCYFEGGYQETPVYLLGELGCGHKLQGPCLIIDSNSTILVEPGCQAEVTETGDIRISVGAEMASMVGAQLDPIHLSIFSHRFMSIAEQMGRILQRTAISTNIKERLDFSCALFGPDGGLVSNAPHIPVHLGAMQETVQFQIQQLGADLHPGDVLLSNHPSAGGSHLPDLTVITPVFWPGQTRPVFYVASRGHHADIGGITPGSMPPHSTSLQQEGAVFLSFKLVQGGVFQEEAVTEALRAPGKIPGCSGTRNLHDNLSDLRAQVAANQKGIQLVGELIGQYGLDVVQAYMGHIQANAELAVRDMLRAFGTARQARGLPLEVSAEDHMDDGSPIRLRVQINLSQGSAVFDFSGSGPEVFGNLNAPRAITLSALIYCLRCLVGRDIPLNQGCLAPVHVVIPKGSILDPSPDAAVVGGNVLTSQRVVDVILGAFGACAASQGCMNNVTLGNAHMGYYETVAGGAGAGPGWHGRSGVHSHMTNTRITDPEILESRYPVILRRFELRLGSGGRGRFRGGDGIIRELLFREEALLSVLTERRAFQPYGLMGGEPGARGLNLLIRKDGRTVNLGGKTSVPVYPGDVFCLHTPGGGGYGDPEDPTPLPGSPLQPLVFPERGSVYEYRRAQEAV
- the LOC136144762 gene encoding sphingomyelin phosphodiesterase 5-like, yielding MPSPPDWPPTPCALRPSPFPHPVLHALHRLTRALLFPAYWALDQLLGCWAPAESRSEQSWLRTAAGAGGALLLLLVALPLTLPALLLWLLLQAWRRPFCYQPPPRCWAPPAPWCPRTEPARSFGFFSANLCLLPDGLARFNNLPHTQRRAAAVGAVLLAGLRRSPYGATGYGSPVEAIPCGVLTGAMPASLDFVCLQEAFDLRAERRLVSLLAPNLGPVLYDVGTFGLQHGLHLKLLGSGLLLASRYPLLRAAFQSFPHARGEDALASKGLLSAQVPVPWPWRSRPREGRGMEWNE
- the OPLAH gene encoding 5-oxoprolinase isoform X2 produces the protein MGGPEGRFHFAIDRGGTFTDVFAQCPGGHVRVLKLLSEDPANYADAPTEGIRRILEQEGGVLLPRDRPLDTSRIASIRMGTTVATNALLERRGERVALLVTRGFRDLLHVGTQARSDLFDLAVPMPETLYEEVLEVDERVVLYRGEPGAGTPVKGCTGDLLEVQQPVDLGGLRGKLEGLLSRGIRSLAVVLMHSYTWAQHEQQVGALARELGFAHVSLSSEAMPMVRIVPRGHTACADAYLTPTIQRYVQGFRRGFQGQLKEVQVLFMRSDGGLAPMDSFSGSRAVLSGPAGGVVGYSATTFRVEGGQPVIGFDMGGTSTDVSRYAGEFEHVFEASTAGVTLQAPQLDINTVAAGGGSRLFFRSGLFVVGPESAGAHPGPACYRKGGPVTVTDANLVLGRLLPASFPCIFGPGEDQPLSPEASRKALEAVATEVNSFLTNGPCPASPLSLEEVAMGFVRVANEAMCRPIRALTQARGHDPSAHVLACFGGAGGQHACAIARALGMDTVHIHRHSGLLSALGLALADVVHEAQEPCSLPYAPETFAQLDQRLGRLEEQCVEALRAQGFPRSQIGTESFLHLRYQGTDCALMVSAHQHPATARSPRAGDFGAAFVERYMREFGFIIPERPVVVDDVRVRGTGSSGLRLEDVPKAHSGPPRVDKMTQCYFEGGYQETPVYLLGELGCGHKLQGPCLIIDSNSTILVEPGCQAEVTETGDIRISVGAEMASMVGAQLDPIHLSIFSHRFMSIAEQMGRILQRTAISTNIKERLDFSCALFGPDGGLVSNAPHIPVHLGAMQETVQFQIQQLGADLHPGDVLLSNHPSAGGSHLPDLTVITPVFWPGQTRPVFYVASRGHHADIGGITPGSMPPHSTSLQQEGAVFLSFKLVQGGVFQEEVTEALRAPGKIPGCSGTRNLHDNLSDLRAQVAANQKGIQLVGELIGQYGLDVVQAYMGHIQANAELAVRDMLRAFGTARQARGLPLEVSAEDHMDDGSPIRLRVQINLSQGSAVFDFSGSGPEVFGNLNAPRAITLSALIYCLRCLVGRDIPLNQGCLAPVHVVIPKGSILDPSPDAAVVGGNVLTSQRVVDVILGAFGACAASQGCMNNVTLGNAHMGYYETVAGGAGAGPGWHGRSGVHSHMTNTRITDPEILESRYPVILRRFELRLGSGGRGRFRGGDGIIRELLFREEALLSVLTERRAFQPYGLMGGEPGARGLNLLIRKDGRTVNLGGKTSVPVYPGDVFCLHTPGGGGYGDPEDPTPLPGSPLQPLVFPERGSVYEYRRAQEAV